From a single Microcoleus sp. FACHB-672 genomic region:
- a CDS encoding class I SAM-dependent methyltransferase yields MSDSQAISAAVSRLYDTYPFPPEPLLDEPPPGYNWRWTWPAAYNFCTGMKPQNLGIRILDAGCGTGVGTEYLVHLNPQAHVTGIDLSAGALEVAKERCRRSGADRVEFHHLSLYDVAQLEGEFDLINCVGVLHHLPDPIRGIKALASKLAPGGLLHIFVYAELGRWEIQLMQKAISLLQGDNRGDYKDGVKVGRQVFASLPEHNRLAKREKERWSMENQRDECFADMYVHPQEIDYNVETLFELIDAAGLEFIGFSNPDYWNLERLLGKEAELIKRAEQLGERERYRLIELLDPEVTHYEFFLGRTPVSKADWTSDETLSSAIPEVSPCVQGWPSEQVFDYNYQIVTLSPAEFAFLQACDGSRTVGDILTSVELGLEGVRSLQKKQLVLLTAG; encoded by the coding sequence ATGTCAGATTCTCAGGCGATTAGCGCTGCTGTTAGCAGGCTCTACGATACTTATCCATTTCCGCCGGAACCCCTTTTGGATGAACCGCCACCAGGGTACAACTGGCGCTGGACTTGGCCGGCTGCTTATAATTTTTGCACCGGCATGAAACCGCAAAATCTCGGTATTCGCATTTTGGATGCTGGCTGCGGTACAGGTGTTGGCACAGAATACTTAGTTCACCTCAACCCGCAGGCACACGTCACCGGCATTGATTTAAGTGCCGGCGCTTTGGAAGTTGCAAAAGAGCGTTGCCGGCGATCTGGTGCAGATCGGGTGGAGTTTCATCACCTCAGTCTGTATGATGTCGCGCAACTGGAGGGTGAGTTTGACTTAATTAACTGTGTTGGCGTCTTGCACCACTTACCCGATCCAATTCGCGGTATCAAGGCGCTGGCTTCTAAATTGGCTCCCGGCGGCTTGCTGCACATTTTTGTGTATGCTGAGTTGGGCCGGTGGGAAATCCAGCTCATGCAGAAGGCGATCTCGCTACTGCAAGGTGACAACCGCGGCGACTATAAAGATGGTGTTAAAGTCGGACGTCAGGTTTTTGCTTCTTTGCCTGAACATAACAGACTTGCCAAGCGAGAAAAAGAACGCTGGTCGATGGAAAATCAGCGGGATGAGTGCTTTGCGGATATGTATGTCCATCCGCAAGAGATTGACTACAACGTTGAGACGCTGTTTGAGCTGATTGATGCTGCCGGTTTAGAGTTCATTGGTTTCTCGAATCCAGACTACTGGAATTTAGAGCGACTTTTGGGGAAAGAAGCCGAGTTAATCAAGCGTGCTGAACAATTGGGTGAACGCGAACGTTACCGGCTGATTGAACTATTAGATCCAGAAGTGACTCATTACGAGTTTTTCTTAGGCCGAACGCCGGTTTCCAAGGCAGACTGGACATCTGATGAGACACTTTCATCAGCTATTCCAGAGGTAAGTCCCTGTGTCCAAGGTTGGCCCAGTGAGCAAGTATTTGATTACAACTATCAGATAGTTACTTTGTCGCCCGCAGAGTTTGCATTTTTGCAAGCTTGTGACGGCAGCCGAACGGTGGGGGATATTTTGACTTCTGTCGAGTTGGGGTTAGAGGGAGTGCGATCACTCCAGAAGAAACAACTGGTTTTGCTGACTGCCGGTTAA
- the apcA gene encoding allophycocyanin subunit alpha — MSIVTKSIVNADAEARYLSPGELDRIKGFVTTGERRVRIAQILTESRERIVKQAGDQLFQKRPDVVSPGGNAYGEEMTATCLRDLDYYLRLVTYGIVAGDVTPIEEIGVVGVREMYKSLGTPIDGVVEGVRAMKGAATALLSGEDASEASAYFDYLIGAMQ, encoded by the coding sequence ATGAGTATCGTCACGAAGTCCATCGTGAATGCAGATGCTGAGGCCCGTTATCTCAGCCCTGGTGAATTAGATCGGATCAAAGGTTTCGTCACCACCGGCGAACGTCGCGTCCGCATCGCCCAAATCTTGACCGAATCCCGCGAGCGCATCGTCAAGCAAGCCGGCGACCAACTGTTCCAAAAGCGTCCTGATGTCGTCTCTCCCGGTGGCAACGCCTACGGCGAAGAAATGACTGCTACCTGCTTGCGTGACTTGGACTACTATCTGCGTTTGGTCACCTACGGAATCGTCGCCGGTGATGTCACCCCCATCGAAGAAATCGGTGTTGTGGGCGTTCGCGAAATGTACAAGTCCCTCGGCACCCCCATTGATGGTGTTGTCGAAGGCGTCCGTGCAATGAAAGGTGCTGCCACCGCTCTGCTGTCTGGGGAAGATGCCTCTGAAGCTTCTGCATACTTCGACTACCTGATCGGTGCCATGCAGTAA
- the apcB gene encoding allophycocyanin subunit beta, giving the protein MQDAITAVINSSDVQGKYLDNSALDKLKGYFQTGELRVRAATTISANASTIVKEAVAKSLLYSDITRPGGNMYTTRRYAACIRDLDYYLRYSTYAMLAGDPSILDERVLNGLKETYNSLGVPIGATVQAIQAMKEVTAGLVGPDAGKEMGVYFDYISSGLS; this is encoded by the coding sequence ATGCAAGACGCAATTACCGCAGTTATTAACTCTTCCGACGTTCAAGGTAAGTACCTTGACAACAGCGCTCTGGACAAGCTGAAAGGCTACTTCCAAACCGGCGAACTGCGCGTCCGCGCCGCCACCACCATCAGCGCCAACGCCTCCACCATCGTCAAAGAAGCAGTTGCCAAGTCTCTGCTGTACTCTGACATCACCCGTCCCGGTGGAAATATGTACACCACCCGTCGCTATGCAGCTTGCATCCGCGACCTCGACTACTACCTCCGCTATTCCACCTATGCCATGCTGGCCGGCGATCCTTCCATCTTGGATGAGCGCGTCCTCAATGGCTTGAAAGAAACCTACAACTCCCTGGGCGTGCCCATCGGTGCAACTGTACAAGCTATCCAAGCCATGAAAGAAGTCACCGCCGGCTTGGTGGGTCCTGATGCCGGTAAAGAAATGGGTGTCTACTTCGACTACATCAGCTCTGGCTTGAGCTAA
- a CDS encoding phycobilisome linker polypeptide, whose product MRMFKVTACVPSQTRIRTQRELQNTYFTKLVPYDNWFREQQRIMKMGGKIIKVQLATGKPGTNAGLL is encoded by the coding sequence ATGAGAATGTTCAAAGTTACAGCCTGCGTTCCCAGCCAGACTCGTATCCGCACTCAGCGGGAATTGCAAAACACCTACTTCACAAAGTTAGTTCCCTACGATAACTGGTTTCGTGAACAGCAACGCATCATGAAAATGGGTGGCAAAATCATCAAAGTTCAGTTGGCAACTGGCAAACCAGGCACAAACGCCGGTTTACTCTAA
- a CDS encoding FtsW/RodA/SpoVE family cell cycle protein produces MDISRLIPIFDPSVQEWAWEARLLRWLTFLWLFVGLVVLFSASYPSAHDDYGDGLYYVKRQLVAVVVGLIGFNILVHSPLRYVLGIANWFVILLLGLIWLTLVPGLGNTVNGATRWLALGPVPVQPSEFIKPFLVLQSARIFGQWKGIPKAVRITWLGIFATVLLGILMQPNLSTTALCGMTLWLIALAAGIPIAQLGGTAFAGLMLATLSITLKEYQRRRIMSFLNPWHDAMGDGYQLSQSLLAVGSGGPWGTGYGLSQQKLFYLPIQYSDFIFSVFAEEFGLIGCLLLLLLLVAFGTLALRVAFKASNIMHQLVAIGTMVLLVGQSLLNIGVATGALPTTGLPLPMFSYGGSSMVASLLIAGLLVRVARESSGAEVLSLEERRVRRRRLR; encoded by the coding sequence GTGGATATAAGCCGCTTGATTCCCATTTTCGATCCCTCCGTGCAGGAATGGGCTTGGGAAGCCCGTTTGCTGCGGTGGTTAACATTCCTGTGGTTGTTTGTGGGGTTAGTAGTGCTGTTCTCCGCCTCCTACCCCAGCGCCCATGATGATTATGGGGATGGGCTGTACTACGTCAAAAGGCAGCTAGTTGCGGTTGTGGTGGGCTTAATTGGCTTCAATATCCTGGTACACTCTCCCCTGCGTTATGTTTTGGGGATAGCCAACTGGTTTGTCATCCTGCTGTTGGGGTTGATTTGGTTGACTTTAGTGCCGGGACTGGGAAACACCGTTAATGGCGCGACCCGCTGGCTTGCTCTTGGGCCGGTGCCGGTTCAACCCTCGGAATTTATCAAACCCTTCCTAGTGCTGCAAAGCGCCCGCATTTTTGGACAGTGGAAAGGGATACCCAAGGCTGTTCGCATCACGTGGTTGGGAATTTTTGCAACGGTACTCTTAGGCATTTTGATGCAGCCAAACCTGAGTACAACAGCACTGTGCGGCATGACTTTGTGGTTAATTGCCCTTGCCGCCGGCATCCCCATCGCTCAACTGGGGGGAACTGCGTTTGCAGGGCTAATGCTGGCTACTTTAAGTATCACGCTAAAAGAATATCAGCGCCGGCGGATCATGTCGTTCCTCAATCCTTGGCACGATGCGATGGGGGATGGCTATCAGCTAAGTCAAAGTTTGCTGGCAGTGGGTTCTGGTGGCCCCTGGGGCACCGGCTATGGACTGTCCCAACAAAAGCTATTTTACCTACCTATTCAGTACAGCGATTTTATCTTTTCCGTCTTTGCTGAAGAGTTTGGCCTAATTGGTTGCTTACTGCTGTTGCTGTTGCTGGTAGCCTTTGGGACACTTGCCCTGAGAGTTGCTTTCAAAGCTAGCAACATCATGCACCAGCTCGTTGCAATTGGCACGATGGTGCTGCTGGTGGGGCAATCTCTCCTGAATATAGGCGTTGCCACCGGCGCTTTACCGACCACCGGCTTACCGCTACCGATGTTCAGTTATGGTGGCAGTTCGATGGTTGCGAGTTTGCTAATTGCCGGCTTGTTGGTGCGCGTAGCGCGAGAAAGTAGTGGTGCAGAGGTACTGTCTTTAGAAGAACGCCGTGTTCGCCGTCGTCGGCTGCGTTAG
- a CDS encoding Uma2 family endonuclease: MVQEVQVPAQPEIIYPDSDGKPMADNTKQYRLIVTIQGGIDALFKDDANVFTAGDLLWYPVEGNNTICTAPDVMVVFGRPKGDRGSYKQWVEENIPPQVVFEILSPGNTIKEMAKKQEFYNHYQVEEYYLYDPEKVDLCGWVRRENQLEVIEEIIGWVSPRLEVRFEISEGDLQIYRPDGERFASYVELMQKKEQEQQRANQAEALLEEERRRREVLEARLREMGVDPDQL; encoded by the coding sequence ATGGTACAAGAAGTGCAAGTGCCGGCACAACCAGAGATCATCTACCCAGACAGCGACGGGAAACCAATGGCAGACAATACGAAACAATACCGCTTGATTGTGACAATTCAAGGGGGAATCGACGCACTTTTCAAAGACGATGCGAATGTATTTACTGCCGGCGATTTGTTGTGGTATCCGGTGGAGGGAAATAACACAATTTGCACCGCCCCCGATGTGATGGTGGTATTTGGCCGGCCAAAAGGAGATAGAGGTTCCTATAAGCAGTGGGTGGAAGAGAATATCCCGCCGCAAGTCGTGTTTGAGATATTATCTCCCGGAAATACAATCAAAGAAATGGCAAAGAAACAGGAGTTTTATAACCACTATCAAGTTGAAGAATATTATTTATACGATCCTGAAAAAGTAGATTTATGTGGCTGGGTGCGAAGGGAAAATCAGTTAGAAGTGATTGAGGAGATAATCGGGTGGGTGAGTCCGAGGTTAGAGGTAAGATTTGAGATTTCTGAGGGAGATTTGCAGATTTACCGGCCTGATGGGGAGCGATTTGCTTCTTATGTGGAATTGATGCAAAAAAAAGAGCAAGAACAACAACGAGCTAATCAGGCAGAGGCATTATTAGAGGAAGAACGCCGGCGGCGGGAAGTTCTGGAAGCTCGATTGCGAGAAATGGGGGTAGATCCAGACCAGTTGTGA
- a CDS encoding cytochrome c biogenesis protein CcdA: MIETLQTQLYQLQQLADQLVSTQLTHLSWMSVGIIFIAGLLTSLTPCMLSMLPITIGYIGGYEAKTRIQAAAQSTWFSLGLATTLAALGILAAVAGQVYGQVGIGLPIIVSIIAIIMGLNLLEALPLQLPSFGGMEWISKDLPEGVRSYLIGLTFGIVASPCSTPVLATLLAWISTTKDPILGSVLLLFYTAGYVAPLIIAGTFTASIKKLLELRRWSAWITPVSGALLVGFGVFSLLFRLVPAA, from the coding sequence ATGATAGAAACACTTCAAACCCAGCTATATCAACTCCAGCAACTCGCAGATCAACTCGTCTCAACCCAGCTAACCCACCTTAGCTGGATGAGTGTCGGCATCATCTTCATCGCCGGCTTGCTCACTAGCCTCACGCCCTGTATGCTCTCCATGTTGCCAATTACCATTGGCTACATCGGCGGATACGAAGCCAAAACCCGTATCCAAGCTGCCGCACAATCAACTTGGTTTTCCCTCGGACTTGCTACGACGCTTGCCGCTTTGGGAATCCTCGCTGCAGTTGCCGGCCAAGTTTATGGTCAAGTTGGCATTGGCTTACCCATTATTGTTAGCATCATCGCTATCATCATGGGGCTAAACTTACTCGAAGCATTACCTCTACAATTACCCTCCTTCGGTGGCATGGAGTGGATTTCCAAAGATTTACCAGAAGGCGTGAGATCCTATCTAATCGGATTAACTTTTGGTATCGTTGCTTCTCCTTGTAGTACGCCAGTTCTTGCAACCTTACTTGCCTGGATTTCCACTACAAAAGATCCAATTTTAGGCAGTGTTTTACTGCTTTTCTACACAGCCGGCTACGTTGCTCCCTTGATAATAGCCGGCACCTTCACCGCGAGTATTAAAAAACTTCTAGAATTACGCCGATGGTCTGCTTGGATCACACCCGTCAGCGGTGCGTTATTAGTCGGATTTGGGGTATTTTCCTTGCTGTTTCGTCTGGTGCCGGCAGCCTGA
- the nrtS gene encoding nitrate/nitrite transporter NrtS, producing MESVKEYLSSLTDSELRPTALRVALVVGSILFSINHGWALTQGQMSRDRWVAASMTYIVPYMVNVHGQYISRTRRQKPVTSLKT from the coding sequence ATGGAATCCGTAAAAGAGTATTTGTCGAGTCTGACTGATAGCGAATTGAGGCCCACTGCATTACGCGTGGCTTTAGTAGTGGGTTCGATTTTGTTTAGCATCAATCACGGTTGGGCACTCACACAGGGTCAAATGAGCCGAGATCGTTGGGTAGCGGCTTCTATGACTTATATCGTTCCCTACATGGTCAATGTCCACGGCCAGTATATCAGTCGCACTCGCCGGCAAAAGCCCGTCACATCGCTCAAAACTTGA